A genomic segment from Propionibacteriaceae bacterium ZF39 encodes:
- a CDS encoding FAD-dependent monooxygenase, giving the protein MKDLRVAIVGGGIGGLTLALALRQKGIDSTIYEQADELREVGAAVALSANATRFYTGRLELGDAISKVWYEVQALIYRDARDGEKIAEMRFDYKGRYGAPYVGIHRADLQVVLSQAVGLDKIELSKRLVGIDDSGNEAVLTFADGSSATADLVIGADGARSTVRRLLLGYDDAYYSGAYAFRGVVTPDKMPSMPDPEAIQFWMMPGQHCLHYPIGANGDHNFFLVERNGLPWEEKGWIAPSNDEEKLARWHDKHPAIVEMISAVSCGERWALFHRPPLGRWSKGRVTLIGDAAHALVPHHGQGANTSIEDAIVLADQLGSNTDLDAARAEFERLRRGRTRKIQFASITNADVLHLPDGPRADERNARLAAPDAWDRHLDWIHSFKADEEEPTDAQGGTWL; this is encoded by the coding sequence ATGAAGGATCTTCGGGTCGCCATCGTCGGTGGCGGGATCGGCGGGCTCACGCTCGCGCTGGCGCTGCGCCAGAAGGGCATCGATTCCACGATCTATGAGCAGGCCGACGAACTGCGCGAAGTCGGTGCGGCGGTGGCGCTGTCGGCGAATGCCACGCGGTTCTACACGGGCCGGCTGGAGCTGGGCGACGCGATCTCCAAGGTTTGGTACGAAGTCCAGGCCCTCATCTATCGCGATGCCCGCGATGGCGAGAAGATCGCGGAGATGCGGTTCGACTACAAGGGTCGCTATGGCGCGCCCTATGTCGGCATTCACCGCGCGGACCTCCAGGTCGTGCTGTCGCAGGCCGTCGGGCTGGACAAGATCGAGCTGAGCAAGCGCCTGGTCGGCATCGATGATTCGGGCAACGAGGCCGTCCTGACCTTTGCCGATGGCTCGTCCGCGACGGCCGATCTGGTGATCGGTGCGGATGGCGCCCGGTCGACGGTACGCCGGCTGCTGCTGGGCTATGACGATGCCTACTACTCGGGGGCGTACGCGTTCCGCGGAGTGGTGACGCCCGACAAGATGCCCTCGATGCCCGACCCCGAGGCAATCCAGTTCTGGATGATGCCGGGCCAGCACTGCCTGCACTATCCGATCGGCGCCAACGGCGACCACAACTTCTTCCTCGTCGAGCGCAACGGCCTGCCGTGGGAGGAGAAGGGCTGGATCGCCCCGTCCAACGACGAGGAGAAGCTCGCCCGCTGGCACGACAAGCACCCGGCGATCGTCGAGATGATCTCTGCCGTCTCGTGTGGCGAGCGCTGGGCGCTCTTCCACCGTCCGCCGCTGGGTCGCTGGTCGAAGGGGCGTGTGACGCTGATCGGTGACGCGGCGCATGCCTTGGTGCCGCACCATGGCCAGGGTGCGAACACGTCGATCGAGGACGCGATCGTGCTGGCGGATCAGCTCGGTTCCAACACCGACCTGGATGCCGCGCGCGCCGAGTTCGAGCGGCTGCGCCGCGGGCGTACGCGGAAGATCCAGTTCGCCTCCATCACCAACGCCGATGTCCTGCACCTGCCCGACGGCCCCCGGGCCGACGAGCGGAACGCCCGACTCGCCGCTCCCGACGCCTGGGATCGGCATCTCGACTGGATCCACTCATTCAAGGCCGACGAGGAGGAACCCACCGACGCCCAGGGCGGCACCTGGCTCTGA
- a CDS encoding site-specific integrase — translation MSHAGRSRRGFGRIRELPSGKFQAAYMGPDARLHKAPTTFSAKYMAEGWIDAERRLIERDDWTPPAARASAKHTRGRTLDDYVTDWLTRRDLKPRTRDHYQRLLDQRILPGLGDLTLKAITPSTVRAWHEKQDSKTPTMNAHAYALLRTVLGSALDEELITANPCRIRGAGQAKRRHKIEPASLEELATIVENMPDHHKLAVLLAAWCALRFGELAELRRRDIDLTNGIIKVRRGVVQLPGERIIGDPKSEAGSRNVAIPPHLLDLVRRHLAEHAEPGRAGLVFPAAGGGHLAPSTLNGVAPREVKRSGRLIKVIPGRGFYGARAAAGRTDLRFHDLRHTGAVLAAQTGATLAELMSRLGHSTPAAALIYQHAARDRDAHIAAQLSAMAGWTEEDRRGRK, via the coding sequence ATGTCACACGCTGGCCGGTCCCGACGGGGTTTCGGGCGCATCCGGGAGCTGCCGTCGGGCAAATTCCAGGCCGCCTACATGGGCCCGGACGCGCGGCTCCACAAGGCTCCGACGACGTTCTCCGCGAAGTACATGGCTGAGGGCTGGATCGATGCTGAACGCCGGCTTATCGAGCGCGACGACTGGACTCCCCCGGCTGCCCGTGCGTCAGCGAAACACACCCGCGGCCGCACCCTCGACGACTACGTCACCGATTGGCTCACCCGGCGCGACCTGAAACCACGGACCCGGGACCACTATCAGCGGCTGCTCGATCAGCGCATCCTGCCCGGGCTGGGTGACCTCACGTTGAAGGCGATCACGCCCTCGACGGTCCGGGCCTGGCACGAAAAGCAGGACTCGAAGACCCCGACGATGAACGCCCACGCCTATGCGCTGCTGCGGACTGTGCTCGGGTCGGCGCTCGACGAAGAACTGATCACGGCGAACCCGTGTCGGATCCGGGGCGCGGGGCAGGCGAAACGTCGCCACAAGATCGAGCCGGCTTCGCTGGAGGAACTTGCGACGATCGTGGAAAACATGCCGGACCATCACAAGCTCGCGGTGCTGCTCGCGGCCTGGTGCGCGCTGAGGTTCGGGGAGCTCGCCGAACTGCGCCGGCGCGACATCGACCTGACGAACGGGATCATCAAGGTCCGTCGCGGCGTCGTCCAGCTGCCGGGTGAACGGATCATCGGCGATCCGAAATCGGAGGCCGGGTCGCGGAACGTCGCGATCCCTCCCCATCTGCTCGACCTGGTGCGCCGACACTTGGCCGAGCATGCCGAACCGGGTAGGGCCGGGCTCGTGTTCCCGGCAGCCGGTGGCGGACACCTGGCCCCGTCGACGCTGAACGGGGTAGCTCCGCGTGAGGTGAAACGGTCGGGCCGGCTCATCAAGGTCATTCCCGGCCGCGGGTTCTACGGTGCCCGGGCGGCTGCTGGCCGGACTGATCTGCGGTTCCACGACCTGCGGCACACGGGCGCGGTGCTGGCGGCCCAGACCGGCGCCACGCTCGCGGAGCTCATGTCGCGGCTCGGGCACTCGACCCCGGCCGCTGCGCTGATCTACCAACACGCGGCTCGGGACCGGGACGCACACATCGCGGCTCAACTGTCGGCTATGGCCGGCTGGACGGAGGAGGATCGTCGTGGCCGGAAATAG
- a CDS encoding neutral zinc metallopeptidase, with translation MTLTGHAQPGSPPPAAADRGIGIWVGFSALVTLLVGALFVIIVMPEAPSSAIPSRGAPAAPGSSQTPTASPTPSPTPTPRVEPADSPLQKLGLSATQCPDFTVRRSAVPRDELEGYLNEVLDCLTLTHRQAFADAGLTLSRPSLHPETAMNQSRCITDNTSDDWAGLYCGADEAIYFRPDWAPDDPVFLVDVMAHEYAHHLQELTGILAPVSEDQLAAKDEPNGEIRSQELSRRVELQAECVAGVLTRPAGPLGVRQTDFDSLVWARASVPPEWAATHGSGRAQRRWFQTGADSKGPEHYRQCNTFTVPADQVE, from the coding sequence CCGGGGGATCGGCATCTGGGTGGGGTTCAGCGCTCTGGTCACGCTGCTGGTCGGGGCGTTGTTCGTGATCATCGTGATGCCCGAAGCACCGTCGTCTGCCATCCCCAGCCGTGGCGCCCCGGCCGCACCGGGATCGAGCCAGACCCCGACGGCGTCCCCCACGCCCAGCCCCACCCCGACGCCGCGGGTGGAACCCGCCGACAGCCCCCTGCAGAAGCTGGGTCTCAGTGCGACCCAGTGTCCGGACTTCACGGTGCGGCGCAGCGCGGTGCCGCGGGACGAGCTTGAGGGCTATCTCAACGAGGTGCTCGACTGCCTGACGCTGACCCACAGGCAGGCTTTCGCCGATGCCGGTCTCACGCTGTCCAGGCCGAGCCTGCATCCCGAAACCGCCATGAACCAGTCGCGCTGCATCACCGACAACACCTCCGACGACTGGGCCGGGCTCTACTGCGGAGCCGACGAGGCTATCTATTTCCGCCCCGACTGGGCCCCCGATGATCCCGTGTTCCTGGTCGATGTGATGGCCCACGAATACGCCCATCATCTGCAGGAGCTGACCGGCATCCTCGCGCCGGTCAGCGAGGATCAGCTGGCCGCCAAGGACGAGCCCAACGGCGAGATCCGGTCCCAGGAGCTGTCCCGCCGGGTCGAGTTGCAGGCCGAATGCGTCGCCGGCGTGCTGACCCGCCCTGCCGGGCCGCTGGGCGTACGCCAGACCGACTTCGATTCGCTCGTCTGGGCTCGCGCGTCCGTGCCGCCCGAGTGGGCTGCCACGCATGGCAGTGGACGCGCCCAGCGGCGCTGGTTCCAGACCGGAGCCGATTCGAAGGGCCCGGAGCACTATCGGCAGTGCAACACCTTCACGGTCCCGGCCGACCAGGTCGAGTGA
- a CDS encoding helix-turn-helix domain-containing protein, producing the protein MRKSKNQRYGSPVFVAEYLDCTERTVRNLIAAGKLTGYRLGNRSIRIDLDEVDAYLRRAHDGGDRVAAA; encoded by the coding sequence ATGCGCAAATCGAAGAATCAACGGTACGGCTCCCCCGTGTTCGTGGCGGAGTACCTCGACTGCACCGAGCGCACGGTGCGGAACCTGATCGCGGCCGGCAAGCTGACCGGCTATCGCCTCGGTAATCGCTCGATCCGGATCGACCTCGACGAGGTCGACGCCTACCTTCGTCGTGCCCATGACGGCGGTGATCGTGTTGCGGCTGCCTGA
- a CDS encoding helix-turn-helix domain-containing protein, with the protein MATTDLHDALQDLSELVERRLVLTDERLRVVAYSIHETEVDRARLSMTLTHSDAWTAPRAGSRPVVREIAGIGRVLFTPLRDHRHRVGFLLLTLEPGERELPAAASAVLDEHAGELGLMLSLRSLYAERDRNRTRLLLTDLIGSDPSARASAAGTLIDEGLLGAARQYSAVALGPDPAHPAYDPALADTIARLAVEAIIEFVGRTSTASVAGTGIGDGFGILVFPRPVVAERLERILDRSEYAPVRAGLGPLVGSLTEIGGSFARARDAWRVGCATRAPGRALAWTELGLDRLLVRLPLDELTLADLPVSVRKLLEAGLGDDMLGTLEAYLALGGDAAATARALHIHRSTLYYRLDRIRAVGDLNLADGVLRRELHTGLRIAELAGLRQSV; encoded by the coding sequence GTGGCCACCACCGATCTCCACGACGCACTCCAGGATCTTTCGGAGCTCGTCGAGCGCCGGCTGGTGCTGACGGATGAGCGGCTGCGCGTGGTGGCGTACTCGATCCATGAAACCGAGGTCGATCGCGCCCGCCTGTCGATGACCCTGACCCACAGCGATGCGTGGACGGCACCTCGAGCCGGGTCGCGTCCGGTGGTCCGGGAGATCGCCGGGATCGGGCGCGTGCTGTTCACGCCGTTGCGCGACCATCGGCATCGCGTGGGGTTCCTTTTGTTGACGCTGGAGCCGGGCGAGCGCGAGCTGCCCGCGGCCGCGTCCGCTGTGCTCGATGAACATGCCGGCGAACTTGGGCTGATGCTGTCGCTGCGGAGTTTGTATGCCGAGCGCGATCGCAACCGCACCCGCCTCCTGCTCACCGACCTGATCGGCTCCGACCCCTCGGCCAGGGCCAGCGCTGCGGGCACGCTCATCGACGAAGGGCTTCTGGGTGCGGCCCGGCAGTATTCGGCGGTCGCGCTGGGGCCGGATCCGGCACACCCGGCGTACGATCCCGCCCTCGCCGACACCATCGCCCGCCTCGCGGTCGAGGCCATCATCGAGTTCGTCGGCCGCACGTCGACCGCGTCGGTGGCCGGAACGGGCATCGGCGACGGTTTCGGCATACTCGTGTTCCCACGTCCGGTCGTGGCCGAGCGGCTGGAGCGGATCCTGGATCGGTCCGAGTACGCCCCCGTCCGCGCGGGGCTGGGTCCGCTCGTGGGTTCACTCACCGAGATCGGCGGATCGTTCGCGCGGGCGCGGGATGCCTGGCGCGTGGGGTGCGCCACCCGTGCGCCGGGGCGAGCGCTGGCCTGGACCGAACTCGGGCTCGATCGCCTGCTGGTCCGCCTGCCGCTCGATGAGCTCACGCTGGCCGACCTGCCCGTGAGCGTACGCAAGCTGCTCGAGGCCGGGCTCGGCGACGACATGCTCGGGACGTTGGAGGCCTATCTCGCTCTCGGCGGTGACGCCGCCGCGACCGCACGGGCCCTCCACATTCATCGGTCGACGCTCTATTACCGGCTCGATCGGATCCGCGCCGTGGGCGACCTGAACCTGGCCGATGGCGTACTCCGGCGGGAACTGCACACCGGCCTGCGCATCGCGGAGCTCGCTGGACTCCGACAGTCTGTCTGA
- a CDS encoding MerR family transcriptional regulator: MRMAELSRESGLPVATIKFYLREGLLPPGERTSPNQARYSDEHVRRLRLTRALIDVGGLSVASARAVLDAMEEGPIAALATAQDAMVEPIGAEDQWSRERYEELVQNMGWEVYADSAAAQHLRDLLVTARNAAGIDFVADWSAYAEHADAVARHDLAWIAGLPDLEGTISGAVVGTVLGAAYFNALRMLAHQHYSKQRWPNASLPPAE; encoded by the coding sequence ATGCGCATGGCGGAACTGAGCCGCGAATCGGGCCTCCCGGTCGCGACGATCAAGTTCTATCTCCGCGAGGGCCTGCTGCCGCCTGGCGAACGCACCAGCCCCAACCAGGCGCGCTATTCGGACGAGCATGTGCGGCGGCTGCGCCTGACCCGCGCGCTGATCGATGTCGGTGGACTGTCGGTCGCGTCGGCGCGGGCGGTCCTGGATGCGATGGAGGAGGGGCCGATCGCTGCGCTCGCGACCGCACAGGACGCGATGGTCGAACCGATCGGCGCGGAGGACCAGTGGTCGCGGGAGCGCTACGAGGAACTGGTGCAAAACATGGGCTGGGAGGTGTACGCCGACAGCGCCGCAGCCCAACACCTCCGCGACCTGCTGGTCACCGCTCGCAACGCCGCCGGGATCGACTTCGTGGCCGACTGGTCGGCGTACGCCGAGCACGCCGACGCCGTCGCCCGCCATGACCTGGCGTGGATCGCAGGCCTGCCCGACCTGGAAGGGACGATCTCCGGCGCGGTCGTCGGCACCGTTCTCGGAGCTGCATACTTCAATGCCCTGCGCATGCTGGCCCACCAGCACTACAGCAAGCAGCGCTGGCCGAATGCATCACTGCCCCCGGCTGAGTAG
- a CDS encoding maleylpyruvate isomerase family mycothiol-dependent enzyme has translation MRTLEMSLGWMNQGTEMFTAALAELSDEQLTEPIALSGWTGKHLLAHLANNAEALGNLVEWARTGIETPMYSSNDQRAADIESGAQRPVAELRERYAETAATLASRLEGLSEQQWEAGIRTNAGRPVQGTEIPWMRAREVMVHTVDLGAKTFGDLPVSFLGALLDDVTAKRATDGTPTLEILSRNTGESWRIEGDGDSLRVMAMIDDLAAWLTGRSDGAGVKVLGPGELPALPKWL, from the coding sequence ATGCGCACGCTGGAGATGTCCCTGGGCTGGATGAACCAGGGCACCGAGATGTTCACCGCAGCGCTCGCCGAGTTGAGCGATGAGCAACTCACCGAGCCGATCGCCCTGTCCGGCTGGACGGGCAAGCACCTGCTGGCCCACCTGGCCAACAACGCCGAGGCGCTCGGCAACCTCGTCGAGTGGGCTCGCACGGGCATCGAGACCCCGATGTATTCCTCCAACGATCAGCGCGCCGCCGACATCGAATCGGGTGCGCAGCGGCCGGTGGCGGAGTTGCGCGAGAGGTACGCCGAGACCGCGGCCACGCTTGCCTCCCGGCTCGAGGGGCTTTCCGAGCAGCAGTGGGAGGCGGGCATCCGCACGAATGCCGGCCGCCCGGTGCAGGGCACCGAGATCCCGTGGATGCGGGCCCGCGAGGTGATGGTGCACACCGTCGACCTGGGTGCGAAGACGTTCGGCGATCTGCCCGTGAGCTTCCTCGGCGCCCTGCTGGACGACGTCACGGCGAAGCGCGCCACAGACGGTACGCCGACGTTGGAGATCCTCTCCCGGAACACCGGCGAGAGCTGGCGCATCGAGGGCGACGGCGACAGCCTGCGCGTGATGGCGATGATCGACGATCTGGCCGCCTGGCTCACCGGTCGCAGTGACGGCGCCGGCGTCAAGGTCCTCGGCCCGGGCGAACTCCCGGCACTGCCGAAGTGGCTCTAG
- a CDS encoding family 16 glycosylhydrolase: MQARSKRRLAAGSSLVALAMTLIAQPAIAAPTASPTTTSSASPAATVRPAAEPTAEARAAQVGPGILIDDFDGAAGSAPDPEVWGFETGRGFEGWGNWEKQFYTDSRNNSWLDGQGNLIIQAKYEAPGATQQYGDDPGNSHNWETQWTSARLTTKDKFDFQYGRAEARLKAPQGAGMWPAFWALGTEGPWPQSGELDIFEGASWRPDSTLSNVFGGNAWNDLRMIDGWTDQGEPLGDDFHTYAMEWTPDTIQYFFDGRLHHEVTRANMGSDWRSSQPNYLILNVAVGGNFGGPFNADSGRDSTMVVDYVRVTNGQNPRPTGRLAISREWTALGGLRGRLGDTARDDARTFCGLRADGCGQRFEGGLILWSPASGAHPVWGEIGRKYAEVGYENSTLGYPTSGEFCGLRGGGCGQRFQNGYIYWSPTSGVQTVWGAIAGKYAKKGWENSALGYPTSGEFCGLRDGGCGQRFQGGYIYWTPATGAHSVWGAIAGKYADKGWETGQLAYPTSDEFCGLRDGGCAQRFQNGLIYWSPRSGAHPVWGEILDQYASQGYERGRLAYPITDELVTPRGWEQRFQGGILTWPR, encoded by the coding sequence ATGCAGGCCCGTTCCAAGCGCCGGCTGGCGGCGGGCAGCTCATTGGTCGCATTGGCCATGACGCTGATCGCGCAGCCCGCCATCGCCGCCCCGACCGCTTCTCCGACTACGACGTCAAGTGCATCACCAGCCGCGACCGTCCGGCCCGCGGCTGAGCCGACGGCCGAGGCCAGAGCCGCGCAGGTGGGCCCGGGCATCCTCATCGACGACTTCGACGGTGCCGCCGGATCGGCGCCCGACCCCGAGGTGTGGGGCTTCGAGACCGGCCGCGGTTTCGAGGGTTGGGGGAACTGGGAGAAGCAGTTCTACACCGACTCGCGGAACAACTCCTGGCTGGACGGTCAGGGCAACCTGATCATCCAGGCGAAGTACGAGGCACCCGGCGCGACCCAGCAGTACGGCGATGACCCGGGCAACTCCCACAACTGGGAAACCCAGTGGACCTCGGCCCGCCTGACCACCAAGGACAAGTTCGATTTCCAGTACGGCCGGGCCGAGGCCCGACTGAAGGCCCCCCAGGGTGCCGGCATGTGGCCCGCCTTCTGGGCGCTGGGCACCGAGGGTCCGTGGCCGCAGTCCGGTGAGCTGGACATCTTCGAAGGTGCGTCCTGGCGGCCGGATTCCACCCTGTCCAATGTCTTCGGCGGCAACGCCTGGAACGATCTGCGGATGATCGACGGCTGGACCGACCAGGGCGAGCCGCTCGGCGATGATTTCCACACCTATGCCATGGAGTGGACTCCCGACACCATCCAGTACTTCTTCGACGGCCGGCTCCACCACGAGGTCACGCGCGCCAACATGGGCAGTGATTGGCGGTCCAGCCAACCCAACTACCTGATCCTCAACGTCGCCGTCGGCGGCAACTTCGGTGGCCCGTTCAACGCCGACTCCGGCCGGGATTCCACCATGGTCGTGGACTACGTCCGGGTCACCAACGGACAGAATCCACGGCCCACCGGCCGCCTGGCCATCAGCCGGGAATGGACCGCCCTCGGCGGCCTCCGGGGTCGCCTCGGCGACACCGCCCGGGACGATGCCCGCACCTTCTGTGGCCTGCGGGCCGATGGCTGCGGCCAGCGTTTCGAGGGCGGACTGATCCTCTGGTCGCCGGCGAGCGGTGCGCACCCGGTGTGGGGCGAGATCGGCAGGAAGTACGCCGAGGTGGGTTACGAGAACAGCACGCTGGGCTATCCGACGTCGGGTGAGTTCTGCGGTCTGCGCGGTGGGGGCTGTGGGCAGCGGTTCCAGAACGGATACATCTATTGGTCCCCGACCAGCGGGGTCCAGACGGTGTGGGGTGCGATCGCCGGCAAGTACGCCAAGAAGGGCTGGGAGAACAGCGCCCTCGGCTATCCGACGTCCGGCGAGTTCTGCGGCCTCCGTGACGGTGGCTGTGGCCAGCGGTTCCAGGGCGGCTACATCTACTGGACCCCGGCGACCGGTGCCCATTCTGTGTGGGGTGCGATCGCCGGCAAGTACGCCGACAAGGGCTGGGAGACCGGCCAGCTGGCGTACCCGACCTCCGACGAGTTCTGCGGACTCCGCGACGGCGGATGCGCCCAGCGGTTCCAGAACGGCCTCATCTACTGGAGCCCGCGCTCGGGGGCGCATCCGGTGTGGGGTGAGATCCTCGACCAGTACGCCTCCCAGGGCTATGAGCGCGGACGGCTGGCGTACCCCATCACGGACGAACTCGTCACTCCCCGGGGCTGGGAGCAGCGCTTCCAGGGCGGCATCCTGACCTGGCCGCGCTGA
- a CDS encoding DUF1707 domain-containing protein encodes MAEDFVRIGDVEREQAAQALAEHYAAGRLTREELDQRTAVVLRARNGVDLQEVLADLPAITPSRGLATRRSDQAPARKARTLWRSVALAPWAVFAVFFVMIWLFTGAGYFWPVWPIMGWGIAVAIGGVLAHTVPEVYLERQRERGRHRPLGV; translated from the coding sequence ATGGCCGAGGATTTCGTCCGGATCGGGGATGTCGAGCGGGAGCAGGCTGCGCAGGCGCTGGCGGAGCATTACGCCGCCGGCCGACTGACGCGGGAGGAGCTGGACCAGCGCACTGCCGTGGTCCTGCGCGCCCGCAACGGCGTGGACCTGCAGGAGGTGCTGGCGGACCTGCCGGCCATCACGCCGAGCCGCGGTCTTGCGACCCGCCGGAGTGACCAGGCACCGGCCCGCAAGGCGCGGACGCTGTGGCGCTCGGTGGCACTGGCGCCGTGGGCCGTCTTCGCCGTCTTCTTCGTGATGATCTGGCTGTTCACCGGGGCCGGATATTTCTGGCCCGTCTGGCCGATCATGGGCTGGGGCATCGCGGTCGCCATCGGCGGCGTCCTCGCCCACACCGTCCCCGAGGTCTATCTGGAGCGGCAGCGCGAACGAGGGCGGCATCGGCCGCTGGGGGTCTAG
- a CDS encoding WhiB family transcriptional regulator yields the protein MADERAARAALDSAILALAGDRRSTPCTAADRGLWTSRATEDREAAAWRCGPCPILAACAAVGDFEPFGVWGGVDRSPRIGRPPREVAA from the coding sequence GTGGCTGACGAACGTGCAGCGCGCGCTGCGCTTGACTCCGCGATTCTCGCGCTGGCCGGTGACCGTCGGTCCACGCCGTGCACGGCTGCGGATCGTGGGCTCTGGACTTCTCGGGCGACCGAGGACCGGGAGGCGGCCGCCTGGCGCTGCGGACCGTGCCCGATCCTTGCCGCCTGCGCGGCTGTCGGCGATTTCGAGCCCTTCGGCGTCTGGGGTGGCGTCGACCGCTCGCCCCGGATCGGCCGACCACCCCGGGAGGTCGCCGCATGA
- a CDS encoding DUF309 domain-containing protein, with protein sequence MGADRGRQRPRDRLGRPLPWGTPGVEPVPEEALPPDRALALARDLLLQGRPFGAHEVLEAVWKAAPDADRDFWQGLAQLCVGITHAERGNAIGAGRLIERAAQRLAATEDIATRHGVDLASVIAWARAGLTDSRTRRLPVGWPAPDRG encoded by the coding sequence ATGGGAGCTGACCGCGGTCGCCAACGTCCTCGGGACAGGCTGGGGCGGCCGTTGCCGTGGGGTACGCCAGGGGTGGAGCCGGTGCCGGAGGAGGCGCTGCCGCCAGATCGGGCGTTGGCGCTGGCCCGGGACCTGCTGCTGCAGGGCCGGCCGTTCGGGGCACACGAGGTGCTCGAAGCGGTGTGGAAGGCTGCGCCCGACGCCGATCGGGACTTCTGGCAGGGCCTGGCCCAACTGTGCGTGGGCATCACCCATGCCGAGCGTGGCAATGCGATCGGTGCCGGGCGCCTGATCGAGCGGGCTGCGCAGCGGCTGGCGGCCACTGAGGACATCGCCACTCGCCACGGGGTGGACCTGGCCTCGGTGATCGCCTGGGCTCGTGCGGGACTCACCGATTCCAGAACCCGCAGACTGCCCGTCGGCTGGCCGGCTCCCGATCGCGGATAG